Proteins from a genomic interval of Nocardia sp. BMG51109:
- a CDS encoding FAD-binding and (Fe-S)-binding domain-containing protein: MISPAGLAAELHRAGVSDVLADDTTRAAYSSDASLYRSLPLVVARPRHADEVAAALEVCRRVGVPLTSRGGGTSVAGNAVGEGLVLDFSRHMNRVLSVDPEAATATVEPGTIQAVVQSAAAPHGLRFGPDPSTFTRCTIGGMIGNNACGSRTLGYGRTSDNVTGLHVLTGSGESIRLDTAAEAPPSPTLTRLRQVTGAGLATIRTELGRFGRQVSGYALEHLLPENGFDVARMLVGSEGTLAVATEATVRLVTEPAHRILAVLGYPDIAAAGDAAPAVLEFHPTACEGIDSRIVDVVRERRGPDAVPPLPAGAAWLFVELVGADLDAVIARAGRLGETCGAVDSLVVTDAARTAELWRIRADGAGLAGRSQTGLPAHAGWEDAAVPPARLGAYLREFDALMADFGVAALPYGHFGDGCLHIRIDWPLGKPGGTGIFREFLYAAATLVASYGGSLSGEHGDGRARSELLPLMYSADALGLFAAVKHTFDPANILNPGVVVDPRPVDADLRVPAAPILRRDLALAYHRDGGDFTQAVHRCTGVGKCRADNTATGGVMCPSYQATRDEKDSTRGRARVLQEMINGTAVTAGWRSPEVHEALDLCLSCKGCFSDCPTGVDMAAFKSEVLHQSYRRRRRPVTHYSLGWLPRWARIAGRAPNLANAAMRLPGLAPLALSAAGVDKRRTIPAFATQTFRSWFEETRPTRPAAGDPVVLFVDSFTNYFTPEVGQATVRVLEAAGYRPEITERQQCCGLTWISTGQLDAAKRILGRTVNALHAHSPAGTPIVGMEPSCTGVLRSDAGELVGTAAAAAVAENTRTLAELLTDRQWTLPDLTGREIVAQPHCHHHSVMGWGPDARLLERAGAQVRRLGGCCGLAGNFGVEKGHYEVSVAVAEQQLLPAVSSAAPDTAILADGYSCRTQLADLSERRGQHLAQLLAEELDSQGRTE, from the coding sequence ATGATCTCCCCTGCGGGCCTGGCCGCCGAGCTGCACCGGGCGGGTGTCAGCGATGTCCTCGCCGACGACACCACCAGAGCCGCCTACTCGTCCGATGCCTCCCTGTATCGATCGCTGCCGCTGGTGGTCGCCCGTCCCCGCCACGCCGACGAGGTGGCGGCGGCGCTCGAGGTGTGCCGCCGCGTGGGCGTGCCCCTGACCAGCCGCGGCGGGGGAACCTCGGTGGCGGGCAACGCCGTCGGCGAGGGACTGGTTCTCGACTTCAGCAGGCATATGAACCGGGTGTTGTCCGTCGATCCCGAGGCGGCAACCGCGACCGTCGAGCCGGGAACCATCCAGGCGGTGGTGCAGAGCGCCGCGGCGCCGCACGGGTTGCGCTTCGGGCCGGACCCGTCGACGTTCACCCGCTGCACGATCGGCGGAATGATCGGCAACAACGCCTGCGGATCACGGACTCTCGGGTACGGGCGCACCTCCGACAATGTCACCGGGCTGCACGTGCTGACCGGCTCCGGCGAGTCGATCCGGCTCGACACCGCGGCCGAGGCTCCCCCGTCGCCCACGCTGACGCGGCTGCGTCAGGTCACCGGTGCCGGGCTGGCCACGATCCGAACGGAACTCGGGCGGTTCGGCCGTCAGGTCTCGGGCTATGCCCTGGAGCATCTGCTGCCCGAGAACGGATTCGATGTCGCCCGCATGCTGGTCGGCAGCGAGGGCACTCTCGCCGTGGCGACGGAGGCGACGGTGCGGCTGGTCACCGAACCCGCGCACCGCATTCTGGCCGTGCTCGGCTATCCCGACATCGCCGCGGCCGGAGACGCCGCGCCGGCGGTGCTCGAGTTCCATCCCACCGCGTGCGAGGGCATCGACTCGCGGATCGTCGACGTGGTCCGGGAGCGCCGTGGTCCCGACGCCGTTCCCCCGCTGCCCGCCGGGGCCGCGTGGCTGTTCGTCGAATTGGTCGGCGCCGACCTCGACGCCGTCATCGCCCGGGCCGGACGGCTCGGCGAAACATGCGGCGCCGTAGACAGTCTCGTCGTCACCGATGCCGCCAGAACGGCCGAACTGTGGCGGATCCGAGCCGACGGGGCGGGTCTCGCCGGCCGCAGCCAGACCGGCCTGCCCGCGCACGCGGGCTGGGAGGACGCCGCCGTCCCGCCCGCCCGGCTGGGCGCCTACCTGCGCGAGTTCGACGCCCTGATGGCCGATTTCGGTGTTGCGGCGCTACCGTACGGTCACTTCGGTGACGGCTGCCTGCACATCCGGATCGACTGGCCCCTCGGCAAGCCCGGCGGAACCGGAATCTTCCGTGAATTCCTTTACGCGGCAGCGACATTGGTCGCAAGTTACGGTGGGTCGCTCTCGGGTGAGCACGGCGACGGGCGCGCCCGCAGCGAACTTCTCCCGCTGATGTATTCGGCCGATGCGCTCGGCCTGTTCGCCGCCGTCAAGCACACCTTCGATCCCGCGAACATCCTGAATCCGGGAGTCGTCGTCGATCCCCGCCCGGTCGACGCGGACCTCCGGGTTCCCGCCGCGCCGATCCTGCGCCGCGACCTCGCCCTGGCCTATCACCGCGACGGCGGCGATTTCACGCAGGCGGTGCACCGCTGTACCGGTGTCGGAAAATGCCGGGCGGACAACACCGCGACCGGCGGCGTGATGTGCCCGTCGTATCAGGCGACCCGCGACGAAAAGGACTCCACCCGCGGCCGGGCCCGGGTGCTACAGGAGATGATCAACGGCACCGCCGTCACCGCTGGGTGGCGATCACCGGAGGTGCACGAGGCGCTCGACCTGTGCCTGTCCTGCAAGGGGTGCTTCTCGGACTGTCCCACCGGGGTCGACATGGCGGCGTTCAAATCCGAAGTCCTGCACCAGAGTTACCGCAGGCGCCGCCGGCCGGTGACGCACTACTCCCTGGGCTGGTTGCCGCGCTGGGCCCGAATCGCCGGTCGGGCACCGAATCTGGCCAATGCGGCCATGCGGCTCCCGGGCCTCGCGCCGCTCGCGTTGTCCGCGGCCGGGGTGGACAAACGCCGAACCATCCCCGCCTTCGCCACGCAGACATTCCGGTCCTGGTTCGAGGAAACCCGGCCGACCCGGCCCGCCGCGGGCGATCCCGTCGTGCTGTTCGTGGACTCCTTCACCAACTACTTCACCCCCGAGGTCGGGCAGGCCACGGTCCGCGTGCTCGAGGCGGCCGGATATCGGCCCGAAATCACCGAGCGACAACAGTGTTGCGGACTCACCTGGATCTCCACGGGACAACTCGACGCCGCGAAACGCATCCTGGGCCGCACCGTGAACGCGCTGCACGCCCACTCCCCCGCCGGCACTCCGATCGTCGGCATGGAGCCCTCGTGCACGGGCGTCCTGCGATCCGACGCCGGCGAGCTCGTCGGAACGGCCGCCGCGGCGGCGGTCGCCGAGAACACCCGCACCCTCGCGGAACTGCTCACCGACCGGCAGTGGACACTGCCGGACCTGACAGGCCGGGAGATCGTCGCGCAACCTCATTGCCACCACCACTCCGTGATGGGCTGGGGCCCGGACGCTCGATTACTCGAACGGGCCGGTGCGCAGGTGCGGCGACTCGGCGGCTGCTGTGGCCTGGCAGGCAACTTCGGCGTCGAGAAAGGCCACTACGAGGTCTCCGTGGCCGTCGCGGAACAACAACTGCTCCCGGCGGTTTCGTCCGCCGCCCCGGATACCGCGATCCTCGCCGACGGCTACTCCTGCCGCACCCAGCTGGCGGATCTCAGCGAACGTCGAGGGCAGCATCTCGCCCAGCTGCTGGCGGAGGAACTCGACTCCCAAGGGCGCACGGAGTAG
- a CDS encoding VOC family protein, whose translation MPDLVSLGLPGDEKSWTALGFAVDNARLQVGSVSCVVDMPPSWGFDELRGDASVLGVPELVSENTAGAADPVHKVEQLLEHLAADTDAPVPAKIGNDSGTAHPNGATFVDHIVYLANDLDEAVAGLTDALGMPPRRRFRPRGPSGPEMAFYRVGEAFIEVVAAPGRSPSLIGIAFGTPDLDATVAAVRTAGGPISDPKPAVQGGRIASVWNGHIGWGIAFMEPEPR comes from the coding sequence ATGCCGGATCTGGTGAGCCTCGGCCTGCCGGGCGACGAGAAGTCCTGGACGGCACTCGGTTTCGCGGTCGACAATGCGAGATTGCAGGTCGGCTCGGTCTCCTGCGTGGTCGATATGCCGCCGAGCTGGGGCTTCGACGAGTTGCGCGGCGACGCATCGGTTCTCGGCGTTCCGGAACTGGTGAGCGAGAATACGGCCGGTGCGGCGGATCCGGTGCACAAGGTCGAGCAACTGCTCGAACATCTCGCCGCCGATACCGACGCCCCGGTCCCCGCGAAGATCGGAAACGACTCCGGCACGGCACATCCCAACGGCGCGACCTTCGTCGACCACATCGTCTACCTGGCGAACGACCTGGACGAGGCCGTCGCCGGGCTGACCGATGCGCTCGGCATGCCGCCGCGCCGCCGCTTCCGCCCGCGCGGTCCCTCCGGCCCGGAGATGGCCTTCTACCGCGTCGGCGAGGCATTCATCGAGGTCGTCGCGGCCCCCGGCCGGTCGCCGAGCCTGATCGGCATCGCCTTCGGCACACCGGATCTGGACGCCACGGTCGCCGCCGTCCGCACCGCGGGCGGACCGATCAGCGACCCGAAACCGGCCGTCCAGGGCGGCCGCATCGCCAGCGTGTGGAACGGACACATCGGCTGGGGCATCGCGTTCATGGAGCCCGAACCGCGCTGA
- a CDS encoding PadR family transcriptional regulator produces MALEHALLVSLTERSGSGYELARRFDKSIGFFWKATHQQIYRVLKRMEERGWVRGEAVAQEGRPDKKVYRVSPDGRAELARWIAEPSEDIGPLRSELGVKIRAAAHGELPAVLAEVARHRDRHAQRLEAYLLIEKKDFPAPQRLTGTALHQYLVLRGGIRLDSGFVEWCDEVLEALRPDVTARTGADASARHPLPATER; encoded by the coding sequence ATGGCTCTCGAGCATGCGTTGCTGGTGTCGCTGACCGAGCGCAGCGGCTCCGGTTACGAGCTGGCGCGGCGGTTCGACAAGTCGATCGGATTCTTCTGGAAGGCCACCCACCAGCAGATCTATCGCGTCCTCAAGCGCATGGAGGAGCGTGGCTGGGTGCGCGGCGAGGCCGTGGCGCAGGAGGGGCGGCCCGATAAGAAGGTCTACCGCGTCAGCCCCGACGGTCGCGCCGAACTGGCCCGCTGGATCGCCGAGCCCAGCGAGGACATCGGCCCCCTGCGGAGCGAACTCGGCGTCAAGATCCGTGCCGCGGCGCACGGTGAACTCCCCGCGGTGCTCGCCGAGGTCGCCCGGCACCGGGACCGGCACGCCCAGCGGCTCGAGGCCTACCTGCTGATCGAGAAGAAGGATTTCCCTGCGCCGCAACGGCTCACCGGCACCGCCCTGCACCAGTACCTGGTACTGCGCGGCGGCATCCGGCTGGACTCGGGCTTCGTCGAATGGTGCGACGAGGTACTCGAGGCGTTGCGCCCCGATGTGACTGCCCGTACCGGCGCGGATGCCTCAGCCCGGCATCCGCTTCCCGCTACCGAAAGGTGA
- a CDS encoding hotdog domain-containing protein, with the protein MTTIPSSLEDRGRILRELGFATRRVGEELHGSAEITPEMHVPGTSVLRTSVLATWADTTSGLLASLVMGPRVPVTLELDLHLYRPAPASGAVRAVGRTVKVGRSVFVAECEFSVDGEPIGFSAASFMVAPDPEVRFPEGLSVDLPQTGERLPVPLAERAECERVAPGTVMLPRSVEGLNASGTVNGGLLALAAEESVLSLAPGSTLSFLGLRYLLGARVGPVAAEARLHDGLARVEVRDTGNDNRLTTLATARIFG; encoded by the coding sequence GTGACGACGATACCGAGCAGCCTGGAGGATCGCGGCCGGATCCTGCGCGAACTGGGGTTCGCGACCCGGCGGGTGGGGGAGGAACTGCACGGGTCCGCCGAGATCACGCCCGAGATGCATGTTCCCGGTACCAGCGTGCTGCGTACCTCCGTGCTGGCTACCTGGGCCGATACGACTTCGGGTCTGTTGGCCTCGCTGGTGATGGGGCCGCGTGTGCCGGTGACGCTGGAACTCGACCTGCACCTGTATCGGCCGGCGCCCGCCTCCGGTGCGGTGCGGGCCGTCGGGCGGACGGTGAAGGTCGGCCGCTCGGTGTTCGTCGCCGAATGCGAGTTCAGCGTGGACGGCGAGCCGATCGGTTTCAGCGCAGCGTCCTTCATGGTGGCGCCGGATCCGGAGGTGCGGTTTCCCGAGGGGTTGAGCGTCGATCTCCCGCAGACGGGTGAACGGTTGCCCGTGCCGCTGGCCGAGCGGGCCGAGTGTGAGCGCGTCGCTCCGGGAACCGTGATGCTGCCGCGATCGGTGGAGGGGCTCAACGCTTCCGGCACCGTCAACGGCGGCCTGCTCGCCCTGGCCGCGGAGGAGTCCGTGCTCTCCCTCGCGCCCGGCTCCACCCTGAGCTTCCTCGGCCTGCGCTATCTGCTCGGCGCGCGTGTCGGCCCGGTCGCCGCCGAGGCTCGCCTGCACGACGGCCTGGCCCGGGTCGAGGTGCGCGACACCGGCAACGACAACCGGCTCACCACCCTCGCCACCGCGCGCATCTTCGGATAG
- a CDS encoding GntR family transcriptional regulator, protein MPAGPRSERNSPARKAGQQPVEPRPGFVRPKTAQQAAADALRQDITTGRLAPGTPIVQEVLAEQFGMSRIPVREALKTLAAEEYVTYEPHSGYRVVQLGLAELTEIFRIRDLLEQELIRDAMREPVSPETVDQMRAMMADMEVAAAAGDLVAVGVANRRFHFLTFERSRMSRTKRIVNQLWNTADPYRPLYAELMDLEKVNSEHVMLLEAVEAGDVERVVALNHQHRSHAIDHLTQILGSPGAEEGS, encoded by the coding sequence GTGCCCGCGGGACCGCGTTCTGAACGGAATTCGCCAGCCAGAAAGGCGGGGCAGCAGCCGGTCGAACCCCGTCCCGGATTCGTCCGCCCGAAGACCGCGCAGCAGGCCGCCGCGGATGCCCTGCGGCAGGACATCACGACGGGCAGGCTGGCGCCGGGAACCCCGATCGTGCAGGAGGTCCTGGCCGAACAGTTCGGGATGTCGCGAATCCCGGTCCGCGAGGCGCTGAAGACCCTGGCGGCCGAGGAATACGTCACCTACGAGCCGCACAGCGGATATCGCGTGGTCCAGCTCGGGTTGGCGGAGCTGACCGAGATCTTCCGGATTCGCGATCTGCTCGAGCAGGAACTGATCCGCGACGCGATGCGCGAGCCGGTCTCGCCGGAGACCGTCGATCAGATGCGCGCCATGATGGCGGATATGGAGGTGGCCGCGGCGGCGGGAGATCTGGTGGCCGTCGGCGTGGCGAATCGGCGATTCCACTTTCTCACCTTCGAGCGGAGCCGGATGTCGCGGACGAAGCGGATCGTCAACCAGCTGTGGAACACCGCGGATCCGTATCGCCCGCTCTATGCGGAGCTGATGGATCTGGAGAAGGTCAATTCCGAGCACGTCATGCTCCTGGAGGCGGTCGAGGCCGGCGATGTCGAGCGGGTGGTCGCGCTCAATCACCAGCACCGTTCGCACGCCATCGACCACCTGACGCAGATTCTCGGATCCCCTGGGGCGGAAGAGGGTTCGTAG
- a CDS encoding NADPH-dependent 2,4-dienoyl-CoA reductase codes for MTANPDSAAAQSNPFPHLFEPLPLGHTTLRNRVVMGSMHTGLEDRAWDTNRLAAYFAERARGGVGLIITGGYAPNREGWLLPFGAKLSNKTEAYRHRAITRAVHREGGRIALQILHAGRYAYVPFSVSASSIKAPISPFRPRKLSDKGIERTIDDYVRCAQLAKLAGYDGVEVMGGEGYLINQFLAPRTNRRTDRWGGSAANRRRFPLEIVRRIRAAVGDDFVLVFRLSMAEFVEHGQTETEIVALATELEQAGVDVINTDIGWHEARVPTIVTSVPRAAFVEFTAKIKARVSIPVCASNRINMPEVAEEILTRGDADLISLARPLLADPDWANKARQTRADEINTCIACNQACLDHAFVHKTVSCLLNPRAGHETDLRLLPTRRTQRIAVVGAGPAGLSAAVNLAERGHKVDLFEADGKIGGQFDIARRIPGKEEFNETIRYFTRKLETSGVRVFLNRRVSAAELTEGRYDHVVLATGVRPRIPDIPGIDHPKVLTYAELVREEKPVGKKVAVIGAGGIGYDVSEFLTVDGHPALKLDEWKQEWGVLADDPDAPGQLTKPKPSPATREVVLLQRKSTSFGKSLGKTTGWVHRAAVKAKGVERVGGVNYERIDDRGLHISFGEKRQRPTVIECDNVILCAGQESVRELADPLRAAGVRIHLIGGAELAAELDAKRAIDQGTRLAAAL; via the coding sequence ATGACCGCGAATCCCGATTCCGCGGCCGCACAGTCGAACCCGTTCCCACACTTGTTCGAGCCCCTGCCCCTCGGCCACACCACACTGCGCAACCGGGTCGTGATGGGCTCCATGCACACCGGGCTCGAGGACCGGGCCTGGGACACCAACCGGCTGGCCGCCTACTTCGCCGAACGTGCCCGCGGCGGAGTCGGTCTCATCATCACCGGCGGCTACGCGCCGAACCGGGAGGGCTGGCTGCTGCCGTTCGGCGCCAAGCTCAGCAACAAGACCGAGGCGTACCGGCACCGCGCGATCACCCGGGCCGTGCACCGCGAGGGCGGCAGGATCGCCCTGCAGATCCTGCACGCCGGCCGCTACGCCTACGTGCCCTTCAGCGTGTCGGCCTCCTCGATCAAGGCCCCCATCAGCCCCTTTCGCCCACGCAAGCTGTCGGACAAGGGCATCGAGCGCACCATCGACGACTACGTGCGCTGCGCGCAGCTCGCGAAGCTCGCGGGCTACGACGGCGTCGAGGTGATGGGCGGCGAGGGCTACCTGATCAACCAGTTCCTGGCCCCGCGCACCAACAGGCGCACCGACAGGTGGGGCGGCTCGGCGGCGAACCGCCGCCGCTTCCCCCTGGAGATCGTGCGCCGAATACGCGCCGCGGTCGGCGACGACTTCGTCCTCGTGTTCCGGCTGTCCATGGCGGAATTCGTCGAACACGGCCAGACCGAGACCGAAATCGTCGCGCTGGCAACAGAATTGGAACAGGCCGGCGTCGACGTCATCAACACCGACATCGGCTGGCACGAGGCCCGGGTGCCGACCATCGTCACCTCGGTGCCGCGTGCGGCATTCGTCGAGTTCACCGCGAAAATCAAGGCGCGGGTGAGCATTCCGGTGTGCGCGTCGAATCGCATCAACATGCCCGAGGTGGCCGAGGAGATCCTCACCCGCGGCGACGCCGACCTGATCTCCCTGGCCCGGCCGCTGCTGGCCGACCCGGACTGGGCGAACAAGGCCCGGCAGACCCGTGCCGACGAGATCAACACCTGCATCGCCTGCAACCAGGCCTGCCTGGATCACGCTTTCGTGCACAAAACCGTGTCCTGCCTGCTCAACCCGCGCGCCGGACACGAGACCGACCTGCGACTGCTCCCCACCCGGCGAACGCAACGGATCGCGGTCGTCGGCGCGGGCCCGGCCGGCCTGTCGGCGGCGGTCAACCTGGCCGAACGCGGGCACAAGGTCGACCTGTTCGAGGCCGACGGCAAGATCGGCGGGCAGTTCGACATCGCGCGCCGCATCCCCGGCAAGGAGGAGTTCAACGAGACCATCCGCTACTTCACCCGCAAGCTGGAGACCAGCGGCGTGCGGGTTTTCCTGAACCGGCGGGTGAGCGCGGCGGAGCTGACCGAGGGCCGCTACGACCACGTGGTGCTGGCCACCGGCGTGCGCCCGCGCATCCCGGACATCCCCGGCATCGACCATCCGAAGGTCCTCACCTACGCGGAGCTGGTGCGCGAGGAGAAGCCCGTCGGCAAGAAGGTCGCCGTGATCGGCGCCGGCGGAATCGGCTACGACGTCAGCGAATTCCTCACCGTCGACGGCCATCCGGCGCTGAAGCTCGACGAGTGGAAACAGGAATGGGGCGTACTCGCCGACGATCCGGACGCCCCCGGCCAGCTCACGAAGCCGAAGCCGTCGCCCGCCACCCGGGAGGTCGTTCTGCTGCAACGGAAGTCGACCTCGTTCGGCAAGAGCCTCGGCAAGACCACGGGCTGGGTGCACCGGGCCGCGGTGAAGGCCAAGGGCGTCGAACGGGTCGGCGGGGTCAACTACGAGCGCATCGACGACCGCGGCCTGCACATCAGCTTCGGCGAGAAGCGGCAGCGGCCGACGGTCATCGAATGCGACAACGTCATCCTGTGCGCCGGCCAGGAATCGGTGCGCGAACTGGCCGATCCGCTCCGCGCGGCCGGTGTGCGGATCCACCTGATCGGCGGCGCGGAGCTGGCCGCCGAACTGGATGCCAAGCGTGCCATCGACCAGGGCACCCGGCTGGCGGCGGCGCTGTAA
- a CDS encoding GntR family transcriptional regulator translates to MADGTLDLDPLAPGEGRRMERAVAAVRHAIDTGRMVPGVKYSVYQLAEVLGISRTPVREALLRLEEVGIVKFEARQGFRILLPEPKEIAEIFAVRLALELPAARRAASVVDDALREALRQQCRLMRAAAAAGDEHLFARHDMLFHDLILAAAGNERARSIVQGLRETTRLLGASTAEKDRGLRDIEAEHAPVLDGILAARPDAAAAAMYAHLVNTGKLLVAQGVHEGAEPSAEEIWSAVVPEGASQAPRPMP, encoded by the coding sequence GTGGCAGACGGAACCCTCGATCTCGACCCGCTGGCTCCGGGCGAAGGCCGGCGGATGGAGCGGGCGGTGGCGGCGGTTCGCCACGCCATCGATACCGGTCGGATGGTTCCGGGCGTGAAGTACTCGGTCTACCAGCTGGCCGAGGTGCTGGGCATCTCGCGCACTCCCGTCCGCGAGGCCCTCCTCCGCCTGGAGGAGGTCGGGATCGTCAAATTCGAGGCGCGGCAGGGGTTTCGGATTCTCCTCCCCGAGCCGAAAGAGATCGCCGAGATCTTCGCCGTCCGGCTGGCCCTCGAACTGCCCGCCGCGCGCCGGGCCGCGAGCGTCGTGGACGATGCGCTGCGCGAGGCGCTGCGGCAGCAGTGCCGGCTGATGCGCGCGGCCGCGGCGGCCGGCGACGAGCACCTTTTCGCCCGGCACGACATGCTTTTTCACGATCTGATCCTGGCGGCGGCGGGTAACGAGCGGGCCAGATCCATCGTGCAGGGGCTGCGGGAGACCACCCGGCTGCTCGGCGCGTCGACCGCGGAGAAGGATCGCGGACTGCGCGACATCGAGGCCGAACATGCGCCCGTCCTCGACGGCATACTCGCCGCACGCCCCGATGCCGCGGCGGCGGCGATGTACGCGCATCTGGTCAATACCGGCAAACTGCTTGTCGCCCAAGGAGTTCACGAAGGAGCGGAGCCGAGCGCCGAGGAGATCTGGTCCGCGGTCGTCCCCGAGGGCGCGTCACAGGCGCCCCGGCCCATGCCGTAG
- a CDS encoding SRPBCC family protein → MHLVNEFTVDAPIETAWSALTDIPRMAACIPGAQIDGSDGAGYDGRAVIKVGPVGLTLLGTATVLSRDDDEHSMVLRGSARDRKGQGSAEVVITMNARADGNGSAVTVTTDLELGGRIAQFGAGVISQVSGRIIGQFVTRLNAMIAAESGAPATAISAAPATPGRAFAAPGTSDRRDRFISLAVTTLAGAALGLAVGRAVYARP, encoded by the coding sequence ATGCACCTCGTCAACGAGTTCACCGTCGATGCGCCGATCGAAACCGCCTGGTCGGCGCTGACCGATATCCCCCGGATGGCCGCGTGCATCCCCGGCGCGCAGATCGACGGCTCCGACGGCGCCGGCTACGACGGCCGGGCCGTCATCAAGGTCGGGCCGGTCGGCCTGACGCTGCTCGGCACGGCGACGGTGCTGAGCCGGGACGACGACGAGCACTCGATGGTGCTGCGGGGATCCGCTCGCGACCGCAAGGGCCAGGGCTCCGCGGAGGTCGTCATCACGATGAACGCGCGGGCGGACGGGAACGGCTCGGCGGTCACCGTCACCACCGACCTCGAATTGGGCGGCCGCATAGCGCAATTCGGCGCCGGGGTGATCTCTCAGGTGAGCGGGCGGATCATCGGGCAGTTCGTCACCCGCCTGAACGCGATGATCGCGGCGGAATCCGGTGCGCCGGCGACCGCGATATCGGCGGCCCCCGCGACGCCGGGCAGGGCATTCGCCGCACCCGGGACATCGGATCGGCGGGACCGGTTCATATCCCTCGCGGTCACCACGCTCGCGGGTGCGGCACTCGGACTCGCGGTGGGCCGTGCGGTCTACGCCCGGCCCTGA
- a CDS encoding XdhC/CoxI family protein, whose product MNVVDTEILPRWRRGEPIAAATVVNTSNSAPMPMGSTMYVTRSGSVVGSVSGGCVEAAVLEIATRVIDDGQPRIARFGITEDEAFAVGLTCGGVIEVFVQRIDRAIFPEFADACAQAGEPVTVATVVRSPAADRVGRRLVVRNDSVTGTLGTPALNARVVDDLPSIGGTALRRYMTAPDTAGEPTEVFVTVRRRPPRMLVFGATDFAAALARIGSFLGYHVTVCDARATFATPERFPAADEVVVQWPHDYLRAERDAGRLDGRTVLISLTHDAKFEIPLLRIALSAEDWPESPAYVGALGSRRTHADRCARLRAAGLTEARIRRLRAPVGLNLRAVTPEETAVSIAAEIIALGHGGDGRALSSTAGAIHATTYGMGRGACDAPSGTTADQISSALGSAPS is encoded by the coding sequence ATGAACGTTGTCGACACCGAAATTCTGCCGCGCTGGCGGCGCGGCGAGCCGATTGCCGCTGCCACAGTGGTGAATACGTCGAATTCGGCACCCATGCCGATGGGGTCGACGATGTACGTGACCCGGTCGGGGTCCGTCGTCGGAAGCGTTTCGGGTGGTTGCGTGGAGGCGGCGGTCCTCGAGATCGCCACCCGGGTGATCGACGACGGGCAGCCCCGGATCGCGCGTTTCGGGATCACCGAAGACGAGGCGTTCGCGGTGGGCCTGACCTGCGGGGGTGTCATCGAGGTGTTCGTGCAGCGCATCGACCGCGCCATCTTTCCCGAATTCGCCGATGCCTGCGCGCAAGCCGGCGAGCCGGTGACCGTCGCCACCGTTGTTCGTTCCCCCGCCGCCGACCGGGTCGGCCGTCGGTTGGTCGTTCGAAACGACAGTGTCACAGGCACTCTCGGTACCCCCGCTCTGAATGCTCGCGTGGTGGACGATCTTCCGTCGATCGGCGGCACCGCGCTGCGCCGCTACATGACCGCACCGGACACGGCCGGCGAACCGACCGAGGTGTTCGTGACGGTACGCCGCCGGCCGCCCCGCATGCTCGTCTTCGGGGCGACCGACTTCGCGGCGGCGCTGGCACGCATCGGTTCCTTCCTGGGGTACCACGTCACAGTGTGCGACGCACGCGCCACCTTCGCGACACCCGAACGGTTCCCCGCGGCGGACGAGGTCGTCGTCCAGTGGCCACACGACTACCTGCGGGCCGAACGCGACGCCGGCCGTCTCGACGGCCGGACCGTCTTGATCTCGCTGACCCATGATGCCAAATTCGAGATCCCTTTGCTCCGAATCGCATTGAGCGCGGAGGACTGGCCGGAGTCCCCGGCCTACGTCGGCGCGCTCGGCTCCCGGCGGACGCACGCCGACCGCTGCGCCCGGCTGCGTGCGGCCGGCCTGACCGAGGCGCGGATCCGCCGGTTACGGGCGCCCGTCGGATTGAATCTGCGCGCGGTCACGCCGGAGGAGACGGCGGTATCCATCGCCGCCGAGATCATCGCGCTCGGCCACGGGGGCGACGGGCGCGCCCTCTCGAGTACCGCGGGCGCGATCCACGCCACGACCTACGGCATGGGCCGGGGCGCCTGTGACGCGCCCTCGGGGACGACCGCGGACCAGATCTCCTCGGCGCTCGGCTCCGCTCCTTCGTGA